In bacterium, the genomic stretch ACGCCGAAAAAGAATTACCGGATGCTTTTCTGCGCCGCTGCGTTTTCCATTTTATCGAATTCCCCAATCCCGAAATGATGGCCGAGATCATCAAAGTTCATTTTCCGGATATCAAAGGTAAGCTGATGGAACTGGCCATTAAAAAATTCTATGCCATCCGTTCGGCCACCAACCTGCGCAAACCGCCGTCTACGTCGGAACTCATCGATTGGTTGCATGCGCTTATCAGTATGGGTGTGGAGATGAAAGATATCGAAAATTCTATCCCTATGCTGGGTGTGCTTCTTAAAAAAGAAGAAGATATGAAACCGCCAAAGCCCTCCCGGGCTAGGGTAGTGTATTAATAGAAAAAATTGTTTGATTTCACACAAATATAGTGTACACTAAAACAGTGTTGAAAATGGAGCGCTTATGAAAAACATCACCTTGTCGGCCCCCGAAATTCTTATAGAAAGAGCCCGGAAAAAAGCGGAAAAAGAAAAGAAATCGCTGAATACAATTTTTAGGTCTTGGCTTGCTCAGTATACGGGTTTTGAAAAAGAACGGGATGGTTACGAAAAACTGATGAAACGCTTTTCGTATGTGAAGCCGGGTAAAAAGTTTTCGAGGGATGAGATGAATGAAAGATAAATATTTTCTTGATACTAATGTTCTTGTTTACTCCTTCGATACGTCAGCTCCGACCAAGCAAAAGAAAGCTCAAAAGCTGATTGCCACGGCTTTAAATGCTGGAGATGGTTTTATAAGTCTGCAAGTGGTGCAGGAGTTTATCAATGTTACCACCAAAAAATTTGGTATAGGTTTTAAGGACGAGGATCTTTCCATTTACTTAAAAAATGTTCTTTATTCCCTGTGTCAGGTATATCCCGATACCGATTTAATGCAGGAGGCTTTGGAT encodes the following:
- a CDS encoding PIN domain-containing protein; protein product: MKDKYFLDTNVLVYSFDTSAPTKQKKAQKLIATALNAGDGFISLQVVQEFINVTTKKFGIGFKDEDLSIYLKNVLYSLCQVYPDTDLMQEALDLHYRIKYSFYDSLIIASAIRGEASILYSEDLSDGQKVGALTIVNPF